A genomic window from Lepisosteus oculatus isolate fLepOcu1 chromosome 27, fLepOcu1.hap2, whole genome shotgun sequence includes:
- the LOC102696153 gene encoding 1-phosphatidylinositol phosphodiesterase-like yields the protein MIMRPKSSIIWSPKKIPLDVCLLLLLLAINCSGNRNFFDDTEAPEFNNEDWMKEIPDNTLLSAVNIPGTHDSLSLYCTRLAICQSWTLDKQLQAGIRFLDVRIQCFPLCGDPVICHGITPQFDWFSNVVKVVMNFLQAHKKETVVMRLKAELCETGVNTLVKVKNMLNNNGAAGALWESTDVPKMRQVRGKLVILQEFSGETQWIKYDSLDIGDDYQVQNINEKWTSVQNHLNSAIQGDKEKLFLTFSSGTGISATQIICALCPHHVAQTINNKLFDYLPTLASNKNRLGIIAMDFPSAQLIQKIIELNQQTN from the exons ATGATCATGAGACCCAAATCATCGATCATCTGGAGTCCCAAGAAAATCCCGCTGGATGTCTGCCTGCTCCTCTT ACTCCTTGCCATCAATTGCTCTGGGAACAGGAACTTCTTTGATGACACAGAAGCACCTGAGTTTAACAATGAGGACTGGATGAAAGAGATTCCAGACAACACTCTTCTTTCGGCAGTCAATATCCCCGGCACCCATGACTCCCTGTCTTTATACTGCACACGGCTGGCTATATGCCAAAGCTGGACATTAGACAAACAGCTACAGGCAGGAATCCGTTTCCTGGATGTTAGAATACAGTGTTTTCCTCTATGTGGTGACCCAGTTATCTGCCATGGAATAACTCCCCAGTTCGACTGGTTTAGCAATGTGGTGAAAGTAGTCATGAACTTCTTGCAGGctcataagaaagagactgttGTGATGAGGCTGAAGGCAGAGCTTTGTGAAACTGGTGTCAATACTCTTGTGAAGGTAAAGAACATGCTGAATAACAATGGGGCAGCAGGGGCTTTGTGGGAGAGCACAGATGTGCCGAAAATGAGACAAGTTAGAGGAAAGCTGGTGATACTGCAGGAGTTCAGCGGTGAGACACAGTGGATCAAGTATGACTCACTGGACATTGGCGATGACTACCAGGTGCAGAACATCAACGAGAAGTGGACAAGCGTCCAAAACCACCTAAACTCGGCCATTCAGGGGGACAAAGAAAAACTCTTCCTGACCTTCAGCAGCGGCACGGGCATTTCTGCTACACAGATAATCTGTGCACTGTGTCCCCACCATGTGGCACAAACAATTAATAAcaaattatttgattatttgcCAACTTTAGCCAGTAACAAAAATCGTCTGGGGATAATCGCCATGGACTTCCCATCTGCCCAGCTGATCCAAAAGATCATCGAGCTGAACCAGCAGACAAACTGA